TGCTCTTTTTTGCGATTGGCTTTATCGGCGGCATGTTCGGCCTCGGCGCCGGGTTCGCCAACGTGCCGGTCTATAACCTGCTCATGGGGGTGCCGCTCAAGGTTTCCGTTGCCACCAGCGGCCTGGTGCTCTCCATCAACGGCTCCGCGGCTGCGTGGGTCTATATCTTTAACGGCGCAGTGCTTCCGCTGATTACCGTACCCTCGATCGCCGGCATGATGATCGGCTCGAAAATCGGCGCGAAACTGCTGCCGAAGGTCAATACGAAAACCATCAGGATGACGGTTATCGCCATTCTCGCGCTGTCCGGCATTCGATCACTGCTCAAAGGATTGGGAATATGAATAACGCTACAGAGGCTCCAGCCAACAATCTCCAGCCGGGTGGCGCCAAAAAAGAGGGGAGCTATGCGGATCGGGTACACGTTCTCTATGCCAAAACCCTCGACCTGGTCTCTCATGCGGTGATCGTGACGATGAGCATCGGCTACGTGCTCTACCTGACCGAGTTGCTTCCGCTGGGGATTCCTATCGAGACGCTGGCCGCGAACTGGAATCTGAGTGCGGCCGACATGCAGGCCAGGTTGCATCAGCCGAGTGGTTGGAGCTTTCTGACCAATCCCGGCGGGTTGCTGCAGGGCGACATCGTCAGCTACATGTCGGTCATTTTGCTTGCGCTGGCCACGCTGTTCTGCCTTGCTGTTGCCGTTACCGTCTATTTCAGGGAAAAGAAGCCGCTGTTTTTCACCATCGCCCTCGGGCAGTTTCTCGTGCTTGTGGTTGCCGCCAGCGGTATCGTGGCAGCCGGTCGATAAATGATGACTTAACCAAACGACTGAATCATGGAACCAGAGAACACTTCACCCTTTTTCTACCGATGCCGCGTCAAGGCGTCGCGCAATGAAGCGGATGTCGGCAATGAATCCACCCGCTCATCGGCATCCGTCAAGCGCGCATGTTCCGATGAAAGCGGAAGCGACTGCGACCGCGACCGTCACGAATCAGCCGACTTCCCCGAGCGCGGTTCAAGCGCCGGACGAGCCGATAGCGAGTGAGCTCGTTTTCCGACATCGCTTGAACGCCCCCATTCTCCGTTGACCCGTCACGCCCCCTTTTGCGTGGCGAAGTGCTCTGTCGTCAGTTTTGACGTCTCGTTCGATCATGCGACAAGTGCATTTTCTTTTTTGCCTCCATTGTGCCTCCGTTCGTTCATGAGCGGTTTGCTGATACTTCACGCCCCAGAGTCCGGTACTGTGGCTACGATGCAGCCATAATCATGAACGGCTGCAGAGATCATGCAGGATAATTTCCTTGCAGATTCAGCTGCTGATTGAAGTGACGGTTCTTTTTCCTACCTTTTGCCTCAGTTGATTTACGTGTACGAATGAATGTTATTCCATGAGCGCTGTTGCTGAAGAGCCGTCTCCTGAACCAAACGTTGCCGACGGTCCCGCCCGGCAAACCGAAGGGCTGAAGTCGAGGTTTCTCCAGGCGTTTCCGCCGTTTGCGGGCCGGAACTTCCGGCTCTATTTTGTTGGTCAGATCATTTCCATGATCGGCACCTGGATCGAGATGGTGGCGCAGGGTTGGCTGGTGCTTGAAATGACCGGCTCGGCATTCTGGGTTGGCGTGGCCGCGGCGGCTTCGACCGTACCGACGTTGCTGTTGTCGCTTCTGGGGGGTATGATCGTTGACCGCTATCCCCGCAAAATGGTGCTGCTTCTGACCCAGGTGCTTCTGATGATGCTGTCGTTCGCTTTTGGCGCAATCATTCTTGCCGGTCTGGCGACCATCCCGGTCATTCTCTTCCTTGCTTTCCTGATCGGCAGCGTCAGCGCGGTGGCCACGCCTGCCATTCAGGCTTTCATCAGCGAAATCGTGGAGCGAAAGCACCTTGCGTCGGCGGTGGCGCTGAACTCCTCGATCTTCAACGCCTCACGCGTGATCGGGCCGGTGCTTGCCGGTATCCTGATCACCTGGATCGGTACGGGCGGCGCTTACTTGGTCAACGGCCTCAGCTTCATTGCCGTGATTGCCGCGCTGCTTGCCATCAAGCTCAGCGATGCGACCCCACGACCGAAAACTACCGAACATCCGATCCAGTCGATCCGGGACGGCATCGCTTATGCGTGGCGGCACCCGATTATCCGGGCGATCGTGCTCTTTGTGGCGGTGGTCTCCGTGTTCGGATGGTCGTTCATGTCGATGTTGCCGGTGGTGGCCAAGCGAACCTTCGGCATCGGTGCTGACGGCATGGGCTACCTCTACTCGGCCTTTGGCTTCGGTTCGCTGTGCGGTACGGTGGTGGTGTCGGCTTCAAGTGGTAGAGTGCACAGCGGCAAGATGGTGATTGGCGGGATTCTCACCTTCGCTTCGGGGCTGCTGGCCTTCACCTTCACCACCGTGCTGCCGGTGGCGCTCTCGTTTCTCTTCATCTCCGGGCTCGGGATGCTGACCGCTTTCGCAACCATGACCGGCACCGTGCAGCGCCTCGTCGAAGACCGCTTTCGTGGTCGCGTCATGAGCATCTACCTGATGGTGCTGCTCGGCCTGATGCCGTTCGGCAACCTCTTGATGGGCTTTGTCTCGGAGCATCTCGGCACGGCGCTCGCGTTGCGGGGCGGCGCGCTGGTTTCGATGGTTGCTGCCGTTTCACTCTTTACCTACCGAAAAGAGATTTCAAAAGCCTGGGATGCGTATCGGGCTTCGAGCGGAACGTAAGGCTCTGTGGCTTCGTTATGGTGGGAAAGGCACCGCCATGAAACGAATCATTTTACATGTTCCGCTGATCCTGTTTGCGCTTGCCGCTTGCCAGGCTGCGCCGCAAGGATCGACGGTAACCCAATCCGGAGCCGCCATGAGCAGCAACCATTCGCAGAATCCCTACTACTCGCGTACCGACACTACCAAGCTCGATCTCCCGGACGAGGTTTGGAAAAAGGTGCTCTCGCCCGAACTGTACGCCGTGGCGCGCAAGGGCGAGACCGAGCGGGCATTCACCGGCAAGTATTGGAATTACGAGGGGCTCGGCACCTACTACTGCGCGGCCTGTGGGAACGCACTTTTCCGCTCCGACGCCAAGTTTGCCAGCACCTGCGGCTGGCCGAGCTTTTTCGAGACCGTGCGTCCCGGCAGCGTCGAATATCGGGAAGACAACTCCTACGGCATGATGCGCACCGAAGTGCTCTGCGGAAGGTGCGATGCCCATCTCGGCCACGTTTTTGACGATGGCCCGCCGCCCACTGGCAAACGCTTCTGCATGAACTCGGTCTCGCTGGACTTTGAGCCGGACAGCAATTGATCATTGACAGTTGATAATGGATAATTGAAAAGGCCGAGCACGGGTTTCGTCCGTTATCCAACTCGTCCGCGCTGTTCAACGACACTATTTGCAGGGGCGGGTTTCACGCCCGCCCTTATGGTGTGCCGGAATGTTACGGCGAGTTGTATAAAGCGGTCGGCTGATGCAATAGGGGCAGGCGCGAGCCCTGCCCCTACGAAGAATGGAGGGAATGCTGCCCCAATCTCAGTGCGCCGACGAGATGTCGGCTTTCTGCTTTTTGTCAACCCTGATGAAGAGCAACAGTGGCAGGCATATTGCAAACAGGATGGCGATCATCTTGAAGGCGTCCATGTATGCCAGGTGGTAGCTCTGGCGGACGACGATGCCTTCGAGCGCAGCCATCGCGGCCTGTCCTGCTTCGACTGGCGAACTCATGTACTGGCCAAGCGCCTGCTTCATACCCTGCAATCGCTGGACGGCGGCGGGGTCGTAGGGCGAGAGGTGGCTGAGAATGTCAAGGCGGTGCGCAGCCACTCGCTGGGCGACGTAGGTGTTGGTGATGGCGATGCCGAACGAACCGCCGAGCTGCCGTACCATGTTGTTCAGGCCGGTCGCCTGCCCAATATCCTTGCCGTGCAGTCCCGTGACGGCGAGCAGGGTGACCGGAATGAAGATGAATCCGAGCGAGAGCCCACGGAGGAGCAGTATCAGAAAGAAGTTTTCTGCACCCGACATGAGCGTCTGGTTGCCCAGTTCCCAGCAGAACAAAAAGAATGTGGCCATGCCAACCGTCATCATCAGCTTCGGCGATGCTCCTTTCTGCAAAGCTATGCCGAGCGGCATAGAAATGATGCCGGTGAGCATGGCGCTGGGAAAGAGCACCAGGCCGGTCAGCATTGCCGTGAAGCCCAGCAGGCGTTGCACGAAGACCGGAAAGACGAACAGTGAACCGTACAGCCCGAAGCCGACGATGAAAGTCAGAACGGCGGCGATGGCCAGGTTTTTGCTTCGCGCCAGCACGGAGAGGTCAACCGCCGGATGGTCGGTGTGCAGCTCCTGCCAGACAAAAGCTATCAGTGATACCACCGCGATGATGGTGAACCAGACGATATAATCGGTCTCGAACCAGTCTTTCTGTTCGCCCCGTTCGAGTACGAACTGGAGTGAGCCGATACCGATGGCAAGCAGTCCGATGCCCGACCAGTCGATCTTCTGCACGGCGTGCTTGACCTTCGGTTCGGTAACGAAGGTGAGCGCCGCCCACGCCGCCGCGATGCCGATCGGGATGTTCACGAAGAAGCACCATTCCCAGGCGAAATAGTCCACGAGGTAACCGCCAAGCAGCGGCCCGATGGTCGGGCCGAGCACCAGCCCCATCGAAAAGATGCCTGTCGCCGCGCCGCGATCCTCCGGCCTGAAGGTTTCGTAAAGGATCGCCTGTGAGGTGGGCAGCAGTCCTCCTCCGCCTATGCCTTGGATGAAGCGGAAGAAGACCAGCATCCAGATGTTGGTCGAGATGCCGCACAAAAACGAGGCGACCGTGAAGAGCACGATCGAGGCCACGAAGTAGTTGCGGCGTCCGAACAGGTTGCCGAGAAATCCCGACAGCGGAATGACAATCACGTTGGCGATGGCGTAGCTCGTGACCACGTAGGAGACATCCTCGATGCTCGCGCCGAGGTTGCCGCTGATGTGGTTGATGGCCACGTTGACGATGGTGGTGTCGATCAGTTCGAGCATCGCCGCCACGATAACCGTTACCGTGATGATCCATTTTCTGGCCCCGGTTTCGTAATGGTGCTCCGGCGCGCGCGCGCCCGGTATGGCTGTTGCGGTACTTGACATCACTTCACCTTCACTTCTGCGATCACATTCATTCCGGCGGCAAGCGGCAGTTCGGGCTTTTCGTCGAAGACGATCTTGACCGGAACCCGCTGGGCCACTTTCACGAAGTTGCCGCTGGCGTTATCGGGCGGGAGCAGGGCGAACTGCGCGCCGGTTCCCGCAGAAATTGAGTCGATATGGCCTTTCAGCTCCTTGCCGGGGAAGGCATCGACTTTGATGATCACCTTCTGGCCGGGGCGCATATGTTCGAGCTGGGTTTCCTTGAAGTTGGCCACCACCCAGAGTTCGTCGCTGCCGACAATGGCGATGAGCTGCTGGCCGGGCGAGACGAACTGGCCCGGTTGCACATTCTTTTTGGCGACCTGTCCGTCAGCCGGTGCGGTGACGGTTGTCCACGAAAGCATGAGCTCGGCGTTCTTCAGCTCGGCCTCGGCAAGCTTTTCCTGCGCAAGTGCGGCTTTGTACTGGTCTCCGGCTGCGGAGTGCTGGGCTGTCGAGGCTGTGGCGCCCGCCGTGACAGCATCGAGTTCGGCGCGGGAGATCACATCCTGCTTCTGGAGGTTCCGGCTGCGGCGAAGGTCGGCATTGAGCTTGGTCTGGTTTGCGCCTGCAGCCACGATTTCCGCCTTTGCCGCCGACACTGCGGCGCGCGCCCGGAGGAGCTGGGCCTGAGCCATGTCGCGCTTGACCAGATAGTCAGACTGGTCGATGGTCAGAAGCGTGTCGCCAGCCTTGACCATCTGGTTTGAATCAACCATCACGTCGAGCACGTTTCCGGGCACGCGGGGGCTGACCGGGTAGATGTCTCCGGTGATCTGGGCGTCGTCGGTCTCCTCATGGCTGAGCGAGTGAACGAATTCCATGCCGCCCCAGCCGAGGCCGATGGCGAGCAGGACACCGAAGATGGCCAGCCGAGGCCATGATTGCCCCTGCGGTCGTTTGTCGAGGGCATTCGCCGGTTTTTCGTGGTTTGATTGCTGCTGTTCTGACATTGATGTTCAATCGTTGGAGTTGGTCAATACTTCGGTTTGCTCTTTCTGATGCGAGGTTTTTTCTCCATCGCGCTTCGGCGACCTGAGCACGAGTACCGGGCGCGTTGCCTGGCGCATCACCGCTTCGGCCGTGCTGCCGACCAGGAGCCGTCGGAAATCGCTTGCGCCGTGCGAGCCCATCACGATGAGGTCGGCATCGGCTTTTTCGGCGTATTCGATGATGGCTGCGGACGGCGTGCCGTACTCGACGGCGAAACGTACGCGGCATCCGTAGCCCGAAAGCAGGTCGGAGTAGCCTGAGAAGTTATGGAGGTGCTCCTTGAGCATTGTGCCGTGATCGCCTGAGCCGGAGGCTCCGATATGCAGCACGATCAGCTCCGCGTTGCCTCCGCACTGCCCTGCGGCATGAAGCAGGGCCTGTGTCGAGGCGACAGAGAAGTCGGTCGGGCAGAGAATGGTTCTGGATGATTTCGCAACGGTATTTGTCATGATCCTTTCTCCTGTTTTTGGGCGATCAGATCGCCAGAGGCGCGCCTGACGTCATAGGCGTTCAGTACATATTCATAACGGGCCTGCAGGTGGGCCAGCTCGGCTTCGGCCAGTGCCGCTTCGGCATCGAGCAGGTCGAGCGTGGTGGCAAGGCCGTTGTCGTAGCGGATTCGCGCGTGTTGCGCAGCGAGGTCGGCCTGTGAAACCTGAAGGCAGGTCGTTTCGATTTTCTGTTCGCTGCTTTTCAGGTCGTTGAGCGACTGGCGAATTTCGGCCTGCGCCATCTGCTCGGTATCGAGCTGCTGTTGCTCGGCGGAGCGTTTCATGGCGGCGGCTTCCCTCAGCGCGGCGCTTCTGCCGAAGCCGTCGAAGATCGGTACCTGCAATTCAACTCCGGCGGCAACGTTGGTGCGCATCTTGTCGATATCGGGCATGTAGCCGTTGGCCGTGCCCCACGAGGCGCTGCCTACGATTTTCGGCAGGAACTCCTTGCCGGCCAGCGATTTTTTGTATGAGGCCGCCTTGAGGTTTTCGCGGGCGAGCATCAGCTCCGGACGCTGCTCCAGCGCTGCGGCTGCAAGGCGGTTGGCGTCCTTGTCGGCCACCGT
This portion of the Chlorobaculum parvum NCIB 8327 genome encodes:
- a CDS encoding DHA2 family efflux MFS transporter permease subunit, with protein sequence MSSTATAIPGARAPEHHYETGARKWIITVTVIVAAMLELIDTTIVNVAINHISGNLGASIEDVSYVVTSYAIANVIVIPLSGFLGNLFGRRNYFVASIVLFTVASFLCGISTNIWMLVFFRFIQGIGGGGLLPTSQAILYETFRPEDRGAATGIFSMGLVLGPTIGPLLGGYLVDYFAWEWCFFVNIPIGIAAAWAALTFVTEPKVKHAVQKIDWSGIGLLAIGIGSLQFVLERGEQKDWFETDYIVWFTIIAVVSLIAFVWQELHTDHPAVDLSVLARSKNLAIAAVLTFIVGFGLYGSLFVFPVFVQRLLGFTAMLTGLVLFPSAMLTGIISMPLGIALQKGASPKLMMTVGMATFFLFCWELGNQTLMSGAENFFLILLLRGLSLGFIFIPVTLLAVTGLHGKDIGQATGLNNMVRQLGGSFGIAITNTYVAQRVAAHRLDILSHLSPYDPAAVQRLQGMKQALGQYMSSPVEAGQAAMAALEGIVVRQSYHLAYMDAFKMIAILFAICLPLLLFIRVDKKQKADISSAH
- a CDS encoding universal stress protein, with protein sequence MTNTVAKSSRTILCPTDFSVASTQALLHAAGQCGGNAELIVLHIGASGSGDHGTMLKEHLHNFSGYSDLLSGYGCRVRFAVEYGTPSAAIIEYAEKADADLIVMGSHGASDFRRLLVGSTAEAVMRQATRPVLVLRSPKRDGEKTSHQKEQTEVLTNSND
- a CDS encoding MFS transporter, which encodes MSAVAEEPSPEPNVADGPARQTEGLKSRFLQAFPPFAGRNFRLYFVGQIISMIGTWIEMVAQGWLVLEMTGSAFWVGVAAAASTVPTLLLSLLGGMIVDRYPRKMVLLLTQVLLMMLSFAFGAIILAGLATIPVILFLAFLIGSVSAVATPAIQAFISEIVERKHLASAVALNSSIFNASRVIGPVLAGILITWIGTGGAYLVNGLSFIAVIAALLAIKLSDATPRPKTTEHPIQSIRDGIAYAWRHPIIRAIVLFVAVVSVFGWSFMSMLPVVAKRTFGIGADGMGYLYSAFGFGSLCGTVVVSASSGRVHSGKMVIGGILTFASGLLAFTFTTVLPVALSFLFISGLGMLTAFATMTGTVQRLVEDRFRGRVMSIYLMVLLGLMPFGNLLMGFVSEHLGTALALRGGALVSMVAAVSLFTYRKEISKAWDAYRASSGT
- the msrB gene encoding peptide-methionine (R)-S-oxide reductase MsrB — its product is MKRIILHVPLILFALAACQAAPQGSTVTQSGAAMSSNHSQNPYYSRTDTTKLDLPDEVWKKVLSPELYAVARKGETERAFTGKYWNYEGLGTYYCAACGNALFRSDAKFASTCGWPSFFETVRPGSVEYREDNSYGMMRTEVLCGRCDAHLGHVFDDGPPPTGKRFCMNSVSLDFEPDSN
- a CDS encoding HlyD family secretion protein; this encodes MSEQQQSNHEKPANALDKRPQGQSWPRLAIFGVLLAIGLGWGGMEFVHSLSHEETDDAQITGDIYPVSPRVPGNVLDVMVDSNQMVKAGDTLLTIDQSDYLVKRDMAQAQLLRARAAVSAAKAEIVAAGANQTKLNADLRRSRNLQKQDVISRAELDAVTAGATASTAQHSAAGDQYKAALAQEKLAEAELKNAELMLSWTTVTAPADGQVAKKNVQPGQFVSPGQQLIAIVGSDELWVVANFKETQLEHMRPGQKVIIKVDAFPGKELKGHIDSISAGTGAQFALLPPDNASGNFVKVAQRVPVKIVFDEKPELPLAAGMNVIAEVKVK